A genomic window from Leucoraja erinacea ecotype New England unplaced genomic scaffold, Leri_hhj_1 Leri_140S, whole genome shotgun sequence includes:
- the LOC129715792 gene encoding perforin-1-like isoform X4 — protein sequence MAARCWCPPLVLISLLLLAPRAASSVCGTGTANECKAATPMPGVEKVGEGFDVVHMRGTGTWVVDTRSWQLRGGGCTLCHNDQLGGKRQRLPQAVEHWQSATDCRRHLSGQTYDSAEEVSKSESSGLDSSWSSHLDVEHKDMSAAVSAAGSLSQQAEFARQKASSDRYSFSRLSFSCRLYKARLGHQPPLHPHLQKRLHNLPRTGGTSEANLLYSDFLHTFGTHYVVAVDLGGSYTDLTALRTCQIALNGQTLEEVKDCLEAEVQLKMAGKVDSGAKWQQCRQDRSKMEGKLTFHQTYSERLTTVTGGSLGSMDNLFNPSSSSDSFYFYSNSSLSTSSPSSDSFSSSPSSDESISPSPSISSSFLSFFLPSSISNPPSKDSLPSSDDSSDSDSPSNSKHSSSNSLPSSSNNSLPFSDSFFASSSPGGSSAYTSWLSSLPAHPGVLHRKLEPLHLLLPSNDPRRGLLKAAISRHILKAGEKAMMNQCRGVGTEPCPAGGKPDPSRPCSCRCQGQPGVSADCCPRRRRWGALQVEVQRARGLWGDHFTRTDAYVRLRVGPAGATASTAVVWNNNNPVWGVTLHLGQVSLVHGPHGDTVLTVQVWDRDSGWDDDLLGSCQEVAADGRLQQTPPRVVGGQEQVERLQFAVQHPRVRGQRGQPGGVGRRAAGGRGGEEGVGESMKTTHD from the exons ATGGCTGCCCGCTGTTGGTGCCCGCCCTTGGTGCTGATCTCCCTGCTGCTGCTGGCCCCTCGTGCGGCCTCCAGCGTGTGCGGGACAGGCACGGCCAATGAGTGCAAAGCTGCGACCCCGATGCCGGGGGTGGAGAAGGTGGGCGAGGGCTTTGACGTGGTCCACATGCGTGGGACGGGCACCTGGGTGGTGGACACCCGGTCCTGGCAGTTGCGGGGTGGGGGCTGCACACTGTGCCACAACGATCAGCTGGGGGGCAAGCGTCAGCGGCTGCCCCAAGCCGTGGAACACTGGCAGTCGGCGACGGACTGTCGGCGTCACCTGTCCGGCCAGACCTACGATTCAGCGGAGGAGGTAAGCAAGTCGGAGAGCAGCGGGCTGGACAGCAGCTGGAGCTCCCACCTGGACGTAGAGCACAAGGATATGTCTGCCGCGGTCTCTGCTGCCGGCTCGCTCTCCCAGCAGGCCGAATTTGCCCGGCAGAAAGCCTCCAGCGACCGATACAGTTTCAGCCGCCTGTCCTTCAGCTGCCGCCTGTACAAGGCACGACTGGGCCACCAGCCACCGCTGCACCCGCACCTGCAGAAGCGTCTGCACAACCTGCCCCGTACCGGTGGCACCAGCGAAGCCAACCTCCTCTACAGCGACTTTCTGCACACCTTTGGCACCCACTATGTGGTGGCCGTGGATCTGGGCGGCTCCTACACTGACCTCACCGCCCTCCGCACCTGCCAGATCGCCCTCAACGGGCAAACCCTGGAGGAG gTGAAAGACTGCCTGGAGGCGGAGGTGCAGCTGAAGATGGCGGGCAAGGTGGACTCTGGCGCCAAGTGGCAACAATGCCGCCAAGACCGCAGCAAGATGGAGGGCAAGCTGACCTTCCACCAGACCTATAGCGAACGCCTCACGACGGTGACGGGCGGCAGCCTTGGCAGCATGGACAACCTCTTcaacccctcttcctcctctgacTCCTTCTACTTCTACTCcaactcctccctctctacctcctccccctcctctgatTCCTTCTCCTCGTCCCCCTCCTCAGACGAGTCCATCTCgccttctccctccatctcctcctccttcctctccttcttCTTGCCGTCCTCCATCTCCAACCCCCCCTCCAAAGACTCCTTACCTTCCTCCGATGACTCTTCTGACTCagactccccctccaactccaaacATTCCTCCTctaactccctcccctcctcctccaacaACTCCCTACCTTTCTCCGACTCCTTCTTCGCCTCCTCTTCCCCCGGCGGCTCTTCGGCCTACACCTCCTGGCTGTCCTCGCTGCCCGCGCACCCTGGGGTGCTGCACCGCAAACTGGAGCCGCTCCACCTGCTCCTGCCCTCCAACGACCCGCGGCGGGGCCTGCTGAAGGCGGCCATCAGCCGCCACATCCTGAAGGCGGGAGAGAAGGCGATGATGAATCAATGCCGCGGGGTCGGGACCGAGCCGTGCCCGGCGGGCGGCAAACCTGACCCGAGTAGGCCCTGCAGCTGCCGTTGCCAGGGGCAACCGGGGGTGAGCGCCGACTGCTGCCCCCGCCGGCGGCGCTGGGGGGCGCTGCAGGTGGAGGTCCAGCGGGCTCGCGGGCTGTGGGGCGACCACTTTACGCGGACGGACGCCTATGTGCGCCTGCGCGTGGGCCCGGCGGGAGCCACCGCGTCCACCGCCGTCGTGTGGAACAACAACAACCCCGTGTGGGGCGTCACTCTGCACCTGGGCCAGGTGAGTCTGGTCCACGGCCCCCACGGCGACACCGTGCTCACCGTCCAGGTGTGGGACCGCGACAGCGGCTGGGACGACGACCTGCTCGGCTCGTGCCAG
- the LOC129715792 gene encoding perforin-1-like isoform X6 gives MAARCWCPPLVLISLLLLAPRAASSVCGTGTANECKAATPMPGVEKVGEGFDVVHMRGTGTWVVDTRSWQLRGGGCTLCHNDQLGGKRQRLPQAVEHWQSATDCRRHLSGQTYDSAEEVSKSESSGLDSSWSSHLDVEHKDMSAAVSAAGSLSQQAEFARQKASSDRYSFSRLSFSCRLYKARLGHQPPLHPHLQKRLHNLPRTGGTSEANLLYSDFLHTFGTHYVVAVDLGGSYTDLTALRTCQIALNGQTLEEVKDCLEAEVQLKMAGKVDSGAKWQQCRQDRSKMEGKLTFHQTYSERLTTVTGGSLGSMDNLFNPSSSSDSFYFYSNSSLSTSSPSSDSFSSSPSSDESISPSPSISSSFLSFFLPSSISNPPSKDSLPSSDDSSDSDSPSNSKHSSSNSLPSSSNNSLPFSDSFFASSSPGGSSAYTSWLSSLPAHPGVLHRKLEPLHLLLPSNDPRRGLLKAAISRHILKAGEKAMMNQCRGVGTEPCPAGGKPDPSRPCSCRCQGQPGVSADCCPRRRRWGALQVEVQRARGLWGDHFTRTDAYVRLRVGPAGATASTAVVWNNNNPVWGVTLHLGQEGTADAVLNRR, from the exons ATGGCTGCCCGCTGTTGGTGCCCGCCCTTGGTGCTGATCTCCCTGCTGCTGCTGGCCCCTCGTGCGGCCTCCAGCGTGTGCGGGACAGGCACGGCCAATGAGTGCAAAGCTGCGACCCCGATGCCGGGGGTGGAGAAGGTGGGCGAGGGCTTTGACGTGGTCCACATGCGTGGGACGGGCACCTGGGTGGTGGACACCCGGTCCTGGCAGTTGCGGGGTGGGGGCTGCACACTGTGCCACAACGATCAGCTGGGGGGCAAGCGTCAGCGGCTGCCCCAAGCCGTGGAACACTGGCAGTCGGCGACGGACTGTCGGCGTCACCTGTCCGGCCAGACCTACGATTCAGCGGAGGAGGTAAGCAAGTCGGAGAGCAGCGGGCTGGACAGCAGCTGGAGCTCCCACCTGGACGTAGAGCACAAGGATATGTCTGCCGCGGTCTCTGCTGCCGGCTCGCTCTCCCAGCAGGCCGAATTTGCCCGGCAGAAAGCCTCCAGCGACCGATACAGTTTCAGCCGCCTGTCCTTCAGCTGCCGCCTGTACAAGGCACGACTGGGCCACCAGCCACCGCTGCACCCGCACCTGCAGAAGCGTCTGCACAACCTGCCCCGTACCGGTGGCACCAGCGAAGCCAACCTCCTCTACAGCGACTTTCTGCACACCTTTGGCACCCACTATGTGGTGGCCGTGGATCTGGGCGGCTCCTACACTGACCTCACCGCCCTCCGCACCTGCCAGATCGCCCTCAACGGGCAAACCCTGGAGGAG gTGAAAGACTGCCTGGAGGCGGAGGTGCAGCTGAAGATGGCGGGCAAGGTGGACTCTGGCGCCAAGTGGCAACAATGCCGCCAAGACCGCAGCAAGATGGAGGGCAAGCTGACCTTCCACCAGACCTATAGCGAACGCCTCACGACGGTGACGGGCGGCAGCCTTGGCAGCATGGACAACCTCTTcaacccctcttcctcctctgacTCCTTCTACTTCTACTCcaactcctccctctctacctcctccccctcctctgatTCCTTCTCCTCGTCCCCCTCCTCAGACGAGTCCATCTCgccttctccctccatctcctcctccttcctctccttcttCTTGCCGTCCTCCATCTCCAACCCCCCCTCCAAAGACTCCTTACCTTCCTCCGATGACTCTTCTGACTCagactccccctccaactccaaacATTCCTCCTctaactccctcccctcctcctccaacaACTCCCTACCTTTCTCCGACTCCTTCTTCGCCTCCTCTTCCCCCGGCGGCTCTTCGGCCTACACCTCCTGGCTGTCCTCGCTGCCCGCGCACCCTGGGGTGCTGCACCGCAAACTGGAGCCGCTCCACCTGCTCCTGCCCTCCAACGACCCGCGGCGGGGCCTGCTGAAGGCGGCCATCAGCCGCCACATCCTGAAGGCGGGAGAGAAGGCGATGATGAATCAATGCCGCGGGGTCGGGACCGAGCCGTGCCCGGCGGGCGGCAAACCTGACCCGAGTAGGCCCTGCAGCTGCCGTTGCCAGGGGCAACCGGGGGTGAGCGCCGACTGCTGCCCCCGCCGGCGGCGCTGGGGGGCGCTGCAGGTGGAGGTCCAGCGGGCTCGCGGGCTGTGGGGCGACCACTTTACGCGGACGGACGCCTATGTGCGCCTGCGCGTGGGCCCGGCGGGAGCCACCGCGTCCACCGCCGTCGTGTGGAACAACAACAACCCCGTGTGGGGCGTCACTCTGCACCTGGGCCAG gaagggactgcagacgctgttttaaaccgaagatag